One window from the genome of Candidatus Didemnitutus sp. encodes:
- a CDS encoding TonB-dependent receptor, translating into MKSHPCHPHAARARILALRVLAMLASPVLALAQSNAADPEKKDDQPLKLDKFVVTGSFIPQASAEPVGPVAVFTENEIRATGAFTPIQALRSLPSFIGNPGPTENDSNGGSGATSVSLRGLGAGQTLVLINGRVTLQFANIQLLPIEAIERVEVLRDGAGVIYGSSAIGGAVNVILKKNYSGSTLDVSAGGATRSPGGRETYQVSFATGVSNDKTSVVVTGSMFHNRTIYASERPNSAASDNRPLGGTNGGSVTYPGVISLSGAPKILRPNFPANATPTAADYVDLDTNGFSSNQLFNFRQYSPSAPGQDRNSFMVNFEHAIAGDKLTLFGNFLYSRLKTLNGLAPAPFALDEDPAGPAVGSLTSFGPYNQGILNPANGDFFRYRSIELGNRTNEQTYTDYRWIAGLRGQINEKWRWEAAMTIEREDYEQLDAGVPSLPLLDAEVSAGRFNPFAPAFSKGTATIGGTTYTWDNAKALKASEIKARIVSPIRNRFYDFRVSGSVIELPAGDLGFASGYETYSNKNYNDPDDLYASGSVLGLNSNEDSFTQSDNRSLFAEVKIPVIGEAQNIAFVNSLTIGATARNESQKIGDGVESRTFKKTNPSVNVHWAPTKDYLVRASWSKGFIAPASGAVFGGAGQNNPTIVDPLGFPYNAQTTIVIRPNSDLKPTESKAISLGLVGTPKGLVKNLSFSVDFYSIDVSGIVANNAKAILAANAAGQGSGFVPGNAATINPNAPFASLIRRSANGRLNSSGSFAATPGIRGAVLSDYLNIGSRKVQGLEYTVTYAYNTQDWGRFKVTAAANQMVKFDQTAGPGLPTESYLGKFVSTVGDPISPGSIPKWKGNLGVNWQWKQWTSNVTLNYIGSYQDDPLFVLSPKMLAFYNAGTPKSDPAFAAFLADVTQPKIGGIRSISAWETVDLQTSYAFDSDNLFLKDLTVTLGATNVFDKLAPFAAGAFNDSYDTRTHNNVGRFVYLQLRKQF; encoded by the coding sequence ATGAAATCCCACCCATGCCATCCGCATGCGGCTCGCGCGCGCATTCTCGCGCTGCGCGTGCTCGCAATGCTGGCGAGCCCCGTGCTGGCGCTCGCTCAGTCGAACGCCGCCGATCCCGAAAAGAAAGACGACCAACCGCTGAAGCTCGATAAATTCGTCGTCACCGGTTCGTTCATTCCCCAAGCCAGCGCCGAGCCGGTCGGTCCGGTCGCCGTCTTCACGGAAAACGAAATCCGCGCGACCGGCGCGTTCACGCCCATCCAGGCGCTGCGCAGCCTCCCGTCGTTCATCGGCAATCCCGGTCCGACCGAGAACGACTCGAACGGCGGCTCCGGCGCGACCTCGGTCAGCCTGCGCGGTCTCGGTGCGGGTCAGACGCTCGTGCTCATCAACGGCCGCGTGACCCTGCAATTCGCCAACATCCAGTTGCTCCCCATCGAAGCGATCGAGCGCGTCGAAGTGCTCCGCGACGGCGCAGGCGTCATCTACGGCTCCTCCGCCATCGGCGGCGCCGTGAACGTGATCCTGAAGAAAAACTACAGCGGCTCCACGCTCGACGTGTCCGCCGGCGGCGCCACGCGCTCTCCGGGTGGTCGCGAGACCTATCAGGTCTCCTTCGCTACCGGCGTCTCGAACGACAAGACCTCGGTCGTCGTCACCGGTTCGATGTTCCACAACCGCACCATCTACGCCTCCGAGCGCCCGAACAGTGCGGCCTCCGACAACCGTCCGCTCGGCGGCACCAACGGTGGCTCGGTGACCTATCCCGGCGTCATCTCGCTCAGCGGCGCGCCGAAAATTCTGCGCCCGAATTTTCCGGCCAACGCGACGCCGACCGCCGCGGATTACGTCGACCTGGACACGAACGGCTTCAGCTCGAACCAGCTGTTCAACTTCCGCCAGTATTCACCCTCCGCGCCCGGCCAGGACCGCAATTCCTTCATGGTGAATTTCGAGCACGCCATCGCGGGCGACAAGCTCACGCTCTTCGGCAACTTCCTCTACTCGCGCCTCAAGACCCTCAACGGCCTCGCGCCCGCGCCCTTCGCGCTCGATGAGGATCCCGCCGGCCCCGCCGTCGGCAGCCTGACGTCGTTCGGTCCCTACAATCAGGGCATCCTCAACCCCGCCAACGGCGATTTCTTCCGCTATCGCTCGATTGAGCTCGGCAACCGCACCAACGAGCAGACCTACACCGACTACCGCTGGATCGCCGGCCTCCGCGGCCAGATCAACGAGAAGTGGCGTTGGGAAGCGGCCATGACGATCGAGCGCGAAGACTACGAGCAACTCGACGCCGGCGTGCCCTCGCTTCCGCTGCTGGACGCCGAAGTCTCGGCCGGCCGCTTCAATCCCTTCGCACCCGCCTTCTCCAAGGGCACCGCCACGATCGGCGGCACCACCTACACGTGGGACAACGCCAAGGCGCTCAAGGCCTCCGAGATCAAGGCGCGCATCGTGTCCCCGATCCGGAATCGCTTCTACGATTTCCGTGTCTCCGGCTCGGTCATCGAATTGCCCGCGGGCGACCTCGGCTTCGCTTCCGGCTACGAAACCTACAGCAACAAGAACTACAACGACCCCGACGACCTCTACGCTTCCGGCAGCGTGCTCGGCCTGAACTCGAACGAGGATTCCTTCACCCAATCGGACAACCGTTCGCTCTTCGCCGAGGTGAAGATCCCGGTCATCGGCGAGGCGCAGAACATCGCCTTCGTCAACAGTCTCACGATCGGCGCGACCGCGCGCAATGAGTCGCAGAAGATCGGCGACGGCGTGGAGAGCCGCACCTTCAAGAAGACCAACCCGAGCGTGAACGTGCATTGGGCCCCGACGAAGGACTACCTCGTGCGCGCCAGCTGGAGCAAAGGCTTCATCGCGCCCGCCTCCGGCGCCGTCTTCGGCGGCGCGGGCCAGAACAACCCGACCATCGTGGACCCGCTCGGCTTCCCCTACAACGCGCAGACGACCATCGTCATTCGCCCGAACTCGGATCTGAAGCCCACCGAATCCAAGGCCATTTCGCTCGGCCTCGTCGGCACGCCGAAGGGCCTCGTGAAGAACCTCAGCTTCTCCGTGGACTTCTACTCCATCGACGTCAGTGGCATCGTGGCCAACAACGCCAAGGCCATCCTCGCCGCCAACGCCGCCGGCCAGGGCTCCGGCTTCGTCCCCGGCAACGCCGCGACGATCAACCCGAACGCGCCCTTCGCCAGCCTCATCCGCCGCAGCGCCAACGGCCGCCTGAACAGCAGCGGCAGCTTCGCCGCCACGCCGGGCATTCGCGGCGCGGTCCTGTCGGACTACCTCAACATCGGCTCTCGCAAGGTGCAGGGCTTGGAATACACCGTCACCTACGCTTACAACACGCAGGACTGGGGCCGCTTCAAGGTCACCGCCGCCGCGAACCAGATGGTCAAGTTCGACCAGACCGCCGGCCCGGGCCTCCCGACCGAGAGCTACCTCGGCAAATTCGTCAGCACCGTCGGCGACCCGATTTCGCCCGGCTCGATCCCGAAGTGGAAGGGCAACCTCGGTGTGAACTGGCAGTGGAAGCAGTGGACCTCCAACGTCACGCTCAACTACATCGGTTCGTATCAGGACGACCCGCTGTTCGTGCTCTCGCCGAAGATGCTCGCGTTCTACAACGCCGGCACGCCGAAGTCCGATCCGGCCTTCGCCGCGTTCCTCGCCGACGTCACCCAGCCGAAGATTGGTGGCATCCGCAGCATCTCCGCGTGGGAAACCGTCGACCTCCAGACCAGCTACGCCTTCGACAGCGACAACCTGTTCCTGAAGGACCTGACTGTCACGCTCGGCGCCACGAACGTCTTCGACAAGCTCGCCCCGTTCGCCGCGGGCGCGTTCAACGACAGCTACGATACGCGCACGCACAACAACGTTGGGCGCTTCGTGTATCTGCAGCTCCGCAAGCAATTCTGA
- a CDS encoding response regulator transcription factor codes for MKIRTLLVDDEPLAREGLAGLLRADAEFAVVGEAENAKDARRRMQELKPELVFLDVEMPGMSGMQMLQAMPPDERPAVVFVTAFESYARPAFDVAAIDYLMKPFTDERFAEMVVRVKRRLRTGRLAALDQHVEALLDRLQQPPAPEAAPAAGKLLFRSGGEIHVLPAEEIRWVEAQGDYLKIHLGDHSVIVRESIRKFIARVPGGPFVRVHKSTVANTAWVRRVEHLVAGDYEVELRDSTRLRVSRVYRTELFRRLGHL; via the coding sequence ATGAAGATCAGAACCTTGTTGGTGGACGATGAACCGCTCGCGCGCGAAGGCTTGGCCGGGCTCCTGCGCGCGGACGCGGAGTTCGCGGTGGTGGGCGAGGCGGAAAACGCGAAGGACGCGCGGCGGCGCATGCAGGAGCTGAAGCCGGAGCTCGTGTTTCTCGATGTGGAGATGCCCGGCATGAGCGGCATGCAGATGTTGCAAGCGATGCCGCCGGACGAGCGACCCGCGGTGGTGTTCGTCACCGCGTTCGAAAGCTACGCGCGGCCGGCGTTCGACGTCGCCGCGATCGACTACCTGATGAAGCCGTTCACCGACGAGCGTTTCGCGGAGATGGTCGTGCGGGTGAAGCGTCGGCTGCGCACCGGCCGGCTCGCGGCGTTGGATCAACACGTCGAGGCCTTGCTCGACCGGTTGCAGCAGCCTCCCGCGCCCGAGGCCGCGCCGGCGGCGGGGAAGCTCCTTTTTCGCTCCGGCGGAGAGATCCACGTGTTGCCCGCCGAGGAGATTCGCTGGGTCGAGGCGCAGGGCGACTACCTGAAGATCCATCTCGGCGACCATTCCGTGATCGTGCGGGAATCGATTCGGAAGTTCATCGCGCGCGTGCCCGGCGGACCGTTCGTGCGCGTGCACAAGTCGACCGTCGCCAACACCGCCTGGGTGCGCCGCGTGGAGCACCTCGTGGCGGGCGACTACGAAGTGGAGTTGCGCGACAGCACGCGTTTGCGCGTCAGTCGCGTCTATCGCACCGAGCTCTTCCGCCGCCTCGGTCACCTCTGA
- a CDS encoding TonB-dependent receptor: MTTKRAAFGRLPFGVWTRLAALPLLAANFAVAQTTTDAASPTDDKVLKLDSYQVTGSYLPAAANSVAIPVISIDRNSIENSGNSSDVLEILRKTAPQFNGNANLGSGNANIGGGSTNGGSQLALRNTNTLVLVNGRRVAYAPVGASGGFQFVDVNLIPVAAVERIEVLADGASAIYGTDAVAGVVNIILRSDYNGFEAGGRYGWATSQGHAAERSAYIVGGVSNGKTSFTMSAEWIKDDPIFAYERPYSAVTFGSPTFAGSVNIGSDFYYLNDSLGAPAVVGGGRSPAALVAAGVYSGPRSAGQQFELFNLSRYVTQKLGNQRHAFTGAFEHKVTDTFSIFGDLLYSNTRTASQINGQPLNIGSVPAGQFGNPFDVAVTPRNRLVDHPRQFFNDTTGIRGVVGLRGQLTPEWKWEAAANYNRITQDYKNPGVINNTNLIAAVEAGAFNLFARNNDPAAYGPFNIVGTASGGFVSTLVNYDAKVTGTLFQVPAGNVDVAVGGEIRREKLTGDADPLSIPDAQGNIGWNGAVSLSPFTADRDVKSIFTEIRVPVLANAPGAHLLELSGALRYEKYSDTSDPTVPKITVRYLPFNDEFALRGTYSKSFTAPTLYNLFGPAGIGFTSAFTLDPHDGSDPIDNYQTNYQSTSNPNLDPAKSRNYTAGFVYSPKNLKGFALSVDYWNIKQTGLIAAYGGARILQSVEDLGTASPYYDRVRIGSFTGAHVTGPGQISAGVPDDIYVTDSLVNLAAVKLDGFDVTAKYRWDTGTWGAFNFQSNVGIYNSYKVSFFPGEDPEETAGHSSNFNGTVPRWQTYTSADYKWNNWGAFLGVRYLPSVTDNEDGAHVGSFYTLDASVSYAFDRSWKYLGGARVTFGVNNAFNRFGPLDPTVNTDANVDVATYGSTGRLLYVDLRYQF, translated from the coding sequence ATGACAACAAAACGCGCCGCCTTCGGGCGGCTGCCGTTCGGCGTTTGGACACGCCTCGCGGCTCTCCCCCTGCTCGCCGCCAATTTCGCCGTCGCCCAAACGACGACCGATGCGGCTTCCCCGACCGACGACAAGGTCCTTAAACTCGACAGCTACCAGGTCACCGGCTCCTACCTGCCGGCCGCGGCGAACTCCGTCGCCATCCCGGTGATCTCGATCGATCGCAACTCGATCGAGAATTCCGGCAACTCGAGCGACGTGCTCGAGATCCTTCGCAAAACCGCTCCGCAGTTCAACGGCAACGCCAACCTCGGCAGCGGCAACGCGAACATCGGCGGCGGCTCCACGAACGGCGGCTCGCAGCTCGCGCTTCGCAACACGAACACGCTCGTGCTCGTCAACGGTCGCCGTGTCGCCTACGCGCCCGTCGGCGCCTCGGGCGGCTTCCAGTTCGTCGACGTGAACCTCATTCCCGTCGCGGCCGTCGAGCGCATCGAGGTCCTCGCCGATGGCGCCTCCGCCATTTACGGCACCGACGCCGTCGCGGGTGTCGTGAACATCATCCTCCGCTCCGACTACAACGGCTTCGAGGCGGGCGGCCGCTACGGCTGGGCCACCAGTCAGGGCCACGCCGCCGAACGCTCCGCCTACATCGTCGGTGGCGTCAGCAACGGCAAGACGTCGTTCACGATGTCCGCCGAGTGGATCAAGGACGACCCGATCTTCGCCTACGAACGTCCGTATTCCGCGGTCACCTTCGGCTCCCCGACGTTCGCCGGCTCGGTCAACATCGGCTCGGACTTCTACTATCTCAACGATTCGCTCGGCGCGCCCGCGGTGGTCGGCGGCGGCCGGTCGCCCGCGGCACTCGTCGCGGCCGGCGTCTACTCCGGCCCGCGCAGTGCCGGCCAGCAGTTCGAATTGTTCAACTTGTCGCGCTACGTGACGCAGAAGCTCGGCAACCAGCGCCACGCCTTCACTGGAGCGTTCGAGCACAAGGTCACGGACACGTTCAGCATCTTCGGCGACTTGCTCTACTCTAACACGCGCACCGCCTCGCAGATCAACGGCCAGCCGCTGAACATCGGTTCGGTGCCCGCCGGCCAGTTCGGCAATCCGTTCGACGTCGCCGTCACTCCCCGCAATCGCCTCGTCGATCACCCGCGCCAGTTCTTCAACGACACCACCGGCATTCGCGGCGTCGTCGGCCTGCGCGGCCAGCTCACACCCGAGTGGAAGTGGGAAGCCGCCGCCAACTACAACCGCATCACGCAGGACTACAAGAACCCCGGCGTTATCAACAACACCAACCTGATCGCCGCGGTCGAGGCGGGCGCGTTCAACCTGTTCGCGCGCAATAACGACCCGGCCGCCTACGGTCCCTTCAACATCGTCGGCACCGCGTCGGGCGGCTTCGTCTCCACGCTCGTCAACTACGACGCCAAGGTCACCGGCACGCTCTTCCAAGTGCCCGCCGGCAACGTCGATGTGGCCGTCGGCGGCGAAATCCGCCGCGAGAAGCTGACCGGCGACGCCGATCCGCTCTCCATCCCGGACGCGCAGGGCAACATCGGCTGGAACGGCGCCGTGTCGCTCTCGCCCTTCACCGCCGACCGCGATGTGAAGTCGATCTTCACGGAAATCCGCGTGCCCGTCCTCGCCAACGCCCCGGGCGCGCACCTCCTCGAACTCTCCGGCGCCCTGCGCTACGAGAAATACAGCGACACGTCCGATCCGACCGTGCCGAAGATCACCGTCCGCTACCTGCCGTTCAACGACGAGTTCGCGCTGCGTGGCACCTACTCGAAGTCGTTCACCGCCCCGACGCTCTACAACCTGTTCGGTCCGGCCGGCATCGGCTTCACGTCGGCGTTCACGCTGGATCCGCACGACGGCAGCGATCCGATCGACAACTACCAGACCAACTACCAGTCCACGAGCAACCCGAACCTCGATCCCGCCAAGTCGCGCAACTACACCGCCGGCTTCGTCTACTCGCCGAAGAATCTCAAGGGCTTCGCGCTCTCCGTGGACTACTGGAACATCAAGCAGACCGGACTCATCGCGGCCTACGGCGGCGCCCGCATCCTGCAATCCGTCGAGGACCTCGGCACCGCTTCGCCCTACTACGATCGCGTCCGCATCGGCTCCTTCACCGGCGCGCACGTCACCGGTCCGGGCCAGATCAGCGCGGGCGTGCCCGACGACATCTACGTCACCGACTCGCTGGTGAATCTCGCCGCCGTCAAACTCGACGGCTTCGACGTCACCGCGAAGTATCGCTGGGACACCGGCACGTGGGGCGCGTTCAACTTCCAGTCGAACGTCGGCATCTACAACAGCTACAAAGTCTCCTTCTTCCCCGGCGAGGATCCCGAAGAGACCGCCGGTCACTCCAGCAACTTCAACGGCACCGTGCCGCGCTGGCAGACCTACACGTCCGCCGACTACAAGTGGAACAACTGGGGTGCCTTCCTCGGCGTGCGCTACCTCCCGTCGGTCACCGACAACGAGGACGGCGCGCATGTCGGCTCGTTCTACACGCTCGACGCGTCCGTTTCCTACGCGTTCGACCGCTCGTGGAAATACCTCGGCGGCGCCCGCGTCACGTTCGGCGTGAACAACGCCT
- a CDS encoding response regulator transcription factor, translated as MNRIKTVIVDDEPLARDDLAGLLHADPEIEVVACCSDGDQALHAVRAHAPDLLFLDVQMPGLTGFDVLTELGAGARPHVVFVTAYSEYALRAFDVGAVDYVSKPFTRKRLADTLQRAKAVVRGGEQQRIWEHIDDIVQQIQKLRAATGVAAAPVGAPQPPAPAAEDETDRDGRLLFRSDGEIHVCAPADIRWVETVGDYVKIHLVEKSRLVRMTMLHLMEKLGPRNFVRIHRSTAVNLAHVRKVTPTQYGEYQVELNDGTKLKVSRTYMPALRASL; from the coding sequence ATGAACCGAATCAAGACCGTCATCGTCGACGACGAGCCGCTCGCGCGCGACGACCTCGCCGGCCTGCTCCACGCGGATCCGGAGATCGAAGTCGTGGCCTGTTGCTCCGATGGCGATCAGGCGCTGCACGCCGTGCGCGCGCACGCGCCCGATCTGTTGTTTCTGGACGTGCAGATGCCCGGCCTCACGGGCTTCGATGTGCTGACGGAGCTCGGCGCCGGCGCGCGGCCGCACGTCGTGTTCGTGACCGCTTACAGCGAGTATGCGTTGCGCGCGTTCGATGTCGGCGCCGTCGACTACGTTTCCAAGCCATTCACGCGCAAACGTCTCGCGGACACCTTGCAGCGCGCCAAGGCGGTCGTGCGCGGCGGCGAGCAGCAGCGGATCTGGGAGCATATCGACGACATCGTGCAACAAATCCAAAAGCTCCGCGCAGCCACCGGCGTCGCAGCCGCTCCCGTCGGCGCGCCGCAGCCGCCGGCACCCGCCGCTGAAGACGAAACGGATCGCGATGGCCGTCTGCTGTTTCGCTCGGACGGCGAGATCCACGTGTGCGCGCCGGCCGACATCCGCTGGGTCGAGACCGTGGGCGACTACGTGAAAATCCACCTGGTCGAGAAATCCCGCCTCGTGCGCATGACGATGCTGCATCTTATGGAGAAACTCGGACCGCGAAACTTCGTGCGCATCCACCGCTCTACGGCGGTCAACCTCGCCCATGTGCGCAAAGTCACGCCCACCCAATACGGCGAATATCAGGTGGAGCTGAACGACGGCACGAAACTCAAGGTCAGCCGCACCTACATGCCGGCGTTGCGCGCGTCGCTCTGA
- a CDS encoding histidine kinase has translation MSPAALRPSTSWARRLHAMWWTVALLGVGAVAFDVWQVRLAAGTEASFRATWLYRYGPWGLWWLFLPGIVALRRVLAFDRMAWWRILPAHVAAALLAGLAQFALSVALGLVANSLPWSFFGEVAGDFWSPSELVLPALVYCAIVVPAYAVEFYLGWRAGQREAADLKVAKAELESRLLRANLDALKMQLHPHFLFNALNSITALIRRGDTVLAEEALAQLAELLRRALDHKQDQLVTLERELEFLEHYFAIERIRFQDRLQVSFEIQPACRHALLPSLLLQPLVENAMKHGFSRQVSARIMRLRVWRTGDQLRLELFNEGPALPAAAPTESAGGIGLRNTRARLAMLFDADARLTLANASGGVVADIVLPFHSTQP, from the coding sequence ATGAGCCCGGCGGCACTACGTCCTTCCACGTCGTGGGCGCGCCGCCTGCACGCCATGTGGTGGACTGTCGCTCTGCTTGGCGTGGGAGCGGTCGCGTTCGATGTCTGGCAAGTTCGCCTCGCGGCCGGCACCGAGGCAAGCTTCCGCGCGACGTGGCTGTATCGCTACGGGCCGTGGGGGCTGTGGTGGCTTTTTCTTCCCGGCATCGTCGCGCTGCGCCGCGTGCTCGCGTTCGACCGGATGGCTTGGTGGCGGATTCTTCCGGCGCATGTCGCGGCGGCGTTGCTGGCGGGTCTGGCGCAGTTCGCGCTGTCGGTCGCCCTCGGCTTGGTCGCAAACAGCCTGCCGTGGTCCTTCTTCGGCGAGGTGGCGGGGGATTTCTGGAGCCCATCCGAGTTGGTGCTCCCTGCACTGGTCTACTGCGCCATCGTTGTGCCGGCCTATGCCGTGGAATTCTACCTCGGCTGGCGCGCAGGCCAGCGCGAGGCGGCCGACCTGAAAGTCGCCAAGGCCGAACTCGAGTCGCGTCTTCTGCGCGCGAACCTCGACGCGCTGAAGATGCAGCTGCATCCGCATTTCCTCTTCAACGCCCTCAACTCGATCACCGCGCTCATCCGTCGCGGCGACACCGTGCTGGCCGAGGAGGCGCTCGCGCAGCTGGCCGAGTTGCTGCGCCGGGCGCTCGACCACAAGCAGGACCAACTGGTCACGCTCGAGCGCGAACTCGAGTTCCTCGAACACTACTTCGCCATCGAGCGAATCCGTTTTCAGGACCGACTCCAAGTCAGCTTCGAAATCCAGCCCGCGTGCCGCCATGCGCTGTTGCCCAGCCTGCTGCTGCAACCACTGGTGGAAAACGCGATGAAGCACGGTTTCTCCCGCCAGGTCAGCGCGCGCATCATGCGGCTCCGCGTTTGGCGCACCGGCGACCAACTGCGCCTCGAACTCTTCAACGAAGGCCCCGCGCTCCCGGCCGCTGCGCCGACGGAGAGCGCCGGCGGTATCGGCCTGCGCAACACCCGCGCGCGCCTCGCCATGCTGTTCGACGCCGACGCCCGGCTCACGCTCGCGAACGCGTCGGGCGGCGTCGTCGCCGACATCGTCCTGCCCTTCCACTCCACCCAACCATGA
- a CDS encoding TonB-dependent receptor: MKSHRMSLRSARVIVVALLAIAAPRLALAQNSKPAETEKTLRLEEFSVVGSRIKRVDAETPSPVVRITQADLQNTGFTNVEDAMRAMPFNTAGTISPEGSGTGFASGTSTVNFRGLGNNNTLVLINGRRAVPSGAGAFNGFQSVVDLRQIPTAAIESIEILKDGASAIYGSDAVAGVLNIVLKRSFTGVGMDVSFGNTFGTDSQEVTAFLIAGASTEKTSVVMTVDYARRNMLMNRDLAFSSNADLRHDKTATGQVETDPVTGLVIGGDLRSTSTFPARFFIPGTATVRTFLNPTTDPRVADAVATSRATGAGYYNFQQDSSLLPENQSRGFGVYVKHEFTERLYGFADIFFKRIETINLSAPSPFTTTDKGAGTNNRLVVPAANPYNPYGTRYFGSAGQAIELSTFRLVNAGPRIVDTTSDYPRYLLGLGGTLPNEWTWEAAYMFAQGSFDNSSPGTAFDSRVQEALMGLNIGGQLLYANPFGPEDPRVTDYYSGTNPTKTKFTSGLYDVSVSGNIAQLPAGALGAAAGLEYRSESLSDVRTLENETGNIVGGSEGFGYGGKRQVTSAYAELKVPLAKQLELQLAGRWEEYSDFGTTTKPKIALGWRPTKWLLLRGSYSGSFKAPDLAFLYQTGSVSFTGNQLFDPRRPDQPSGQLKTVGRGNPDLQPEETKTTYAGLVLEVPSGFLKGLSFDIGYFKFDQDNLITRDSAAFTLANETVLPAGRVVRKALTPAEAAAGFSVGIIDYVATDWFNANKIINEGWDFGVNYSRSVKGWGNFRAGLSATYTGNFERETVSSLGVTTVIDIDGTDSVPLWRGSATLGWSKGDWAASVFVNYIGGYPAQNFTGAGTEPDTKAQWRINPQVSYQTPWKTKVTVGVRNVLNDDPPFYISSQFGYNPTINTAEPAFWYVRLSREF; this comes from the coding sequence ATGAAATCACACCGCATGTCCCTGCGGAGCGCACGCGTCATCGTCGTTGCCCTCCTGGCCATCGCTGCGCCGCGACTGGCGCTGGCCCAAAACTCCAAGCCGGCCGAAACGGAAAAGACCCTGCGCCTCGAGGAATTCTCGGTCGTCGGCTCCCGCATCAAACGCGTCGACGCCGAGACGCCCAGCCCCGTCGTGCGCATCACCCAGGCCGACCTCCAAAACACCGGATTCACGAACGTCGAGGACGCCATGCGCGCCATGCCGTTCAACACCGCGGGCACGATCTCGCCCGAAGGCTCCGGCACCGGCTTCGCCTCCGGCACGTCGACCGTCAACTTCCGCGGCCTCGGCAACAACAACACGCTCGTGCTGATCAACGGCCGCCGCGCCGTGCCGTCGGGCGCGGGCGCGTTCAACGGCTTTCAGTCCGTCGTCGACCTGCGCCAGATTCCAACCGCGGCGATCGAGAGCATCGAGATCCTCAAGGACGGCGCGTCCGCCATCTACGGTTCGGACGCCGTCGCCGGCGTGCTCAACATCGTGCTCAAGCGCTCGTTCACCGGTGTCGGCATGGACGTGTCGTTCGGCAACACCTTCGGCACCGATTCGCAGGAAGTCACCGCCTTCCTCATCGCCGGCGCCTCCACCGAGAAGACCAGCGTCGTCATGACCGTCGACTACGCCCGCCGAAACATGCTGATGAACCGCGACCTCGCCTTCTCCAGCAACGCCGATCTGCGCCACGACAAGACCGCGACCGGCCAAGTCGAGACGGACCCCGTCACCGGCCTCGTCATCGGCGGCGACTTGCGCAGCACGAGCACGTTCCCCGCTCGGTTCTTCATCCCCGGCACGGCGACGGTCCGCACGTTTCTCAACCCGACGACCGATCCGCGCGTGGCCGACGCCGTCGCCACGTCGCGCGCCACCGGGGCGGGTTACTACAACTTCCAGCAGGACTCCTCCTTGCTCCCGGAGAATCAGAGCCGCGGCTTCGGCGTCTACGTGAAACACGAGTTCACCGAGCGCCTCTACGGTTTCGCGGACATTTTCTTCAAGCGCATCGAGACCATCAATCTCTCCGCGCCGTCGCCGTTCACGACGACCGACAAGGGTGCCGGCACCAACAACCGCCTCGTCGTCCCCGCCGCCAATCCCTACAATCCCTATGGCACGCGCTACTTCGGCAGCGCCGGTCAGGCGATCGAGCTCAGCACGTTTCGCCTGGTGAACGCCGGCCCGCGCATAGTCGACACCACCTCGGATTATCCGCGCTACCTGCTCGGTCTCGGCGGCACCTTGCCGAACGAGTGGACGTGGGAAGCCGCCTACATGTTCGCCCAAGGCTCATTCGACAATTCCTCGCCGGGCACCGCCTTCGACAGCCGCGTCCAGGAGGCGCTCATGGGCCTGAACATCGGCGGCCAGCTGCTCTACGCCAACCCGTTCGGCCCCGAGGATCCGCGCGTCACCGATTACTACTCGGGCACGAACCCCACGAAGACGAAATTCACCTCGGGCCTCTACGATGTTTCCGTCAGCGGCAACATCGCGCAGCTCCCGGCGGGCGCGCTCGGCGCCGCTGCTGGCCTCGAATATCGCTCCGAGAGCCTGAGCGACGTGCGCACGCTCGAAAACGAAACCGGCAACATCGTCGGCGGTTCCGAAGGCTTCGGCTACGGCGGCAAACGCCAAGTCACCTCCGCCTACGCCGAACTCAAGGTCCCGCTCGCGAAGCAACTCGAACTCCAACTCGCCGGTCGCTGGGAGGAATACTCCGACTTCGGCACCACGACGAAGCCGAAGATCGCGCTCGGCTGGCGTCCGACCAAATGGCTGCTCCTGCGCGGCTCCTATTCCGGCTCCTTCAAGGCGCCCGACCTCGCATTCCTCTACCAGACCGGCAGCGTCTCCTTCACCGGCAACCAGCTCTTCGATCCGCGCCGTCCCGACCAGCCGTCCGGTCAGCTCAAGACCGTCGGCCGCGGCAACCCCGACTTGCAGCCCGAAGAGACCAAGACCACCTACGCCGGCCTCGTGCTCGAAGTGCCTTCCGGTTTTCTCAAGGGCCTTTCCTTCGACATCGGCTACTTCAAATTCGATCAGGACAACCTCATCACGCGCGACTCCGCCGCCTTCACGCTCGCCAACGAGACCGTGCTCCCCGCCGGCCGTGTCGTCCGCAAAGCCCTCACGCCCGCCGAAGCCGCCGCCGGCTTCTCCGTCGGCATCATCGATTACGTCGCCACCGATTGGTTCAACGCCAACAAGATCATCAACGAAGGTTGGGACTTCGGCGTGAACTACTCCCGCAGCGTCAAAGGCTGGGGCAACTTCCGCGCCGGTCTCAGCGCGACCTACACCGGCAACTTCGAGCGCGAGACCGTCTCCTCGCTCGGCGTCACCACCGTCATCGACATCGACGGCACCGACTCCGTCCCGCTCTGGCGCGGCAGCGCGACACTCGGTTGGTCCAAGGGCGATTGGGCCGCGTCCGTCTTCGTCAACTACATCGGCGGCTACCCGGCCCAGAACTTCACCGGCGCCGGCACCGAACCGGACACGAAGGCCCAGTGGCGCATCAACCCGCAGGTCAGCTACCAGACGCCATGGAAAACCAAGGTGACCGTCGGCGTCCGCAACGTGCTCAACGACGATCCACCCTTCTACATCTCCAGCCAGTTCGGTTACAACCCGACGATCAACACCGCGGAACCGGCCTTCTGGTATGTCCGCCTGAGTCGCGAGTTCTGA